In Salminus brasiliensis chromosome 20 unlocalized genomic scaffold, fSalBra1.hap2 SUPER_20_unloc_2, whole genome shotgun sequence, one DNA window encodes the following:
- the LOC140548764 gene encoding uncharacterized protein — protein MKSCRSALCVLLLLTISPGSESAVPTVKVKLHDSAVLPCSERCSGLVRWSVTHKRSDVLAECDQTSCRSVKEGYQMIHDQYLKGNISLIITGADFSKRALYTCECDGTDLCDVRLQIEALKTSVQVQPGESLLLHLDVSDPVEVVYSSSGQICTVEGGSLQCRSEYSQRTSLSSVLELRGVEESDSGVYTVRTIRTKEDTHVYTVSVRDVRPVGKSEYQQGFLHGAASVGSVMLVLGALLAWFVLPRVFYQIRKVVLRLRNRDPSIRKRDENTDSENGAVPLKDTVDPMAYV, from the exons atGAAGTCTTGCAGATCTGCTCTCTGTGTTCTGCTCTTACTGACCATCAGTCCTG GATCTGAATCAGCTGTTCCTACAGTGAAGGTGAAGCTCCATGACTCTGCTGTTCTCCCCTGCTCTGAGAGATGTTCTGGACTGGTCAGATGGTCAGTCACCCATAAACGCTCTGATGTTCTGGCTGAGTGTGATCAGACTTCCTGCAGATCAGTGAAGGAGGGATATCAGATGATCCATGATCAGTACCTGAAGGGGAACATCTCCCTCATCATCACTGGAGCTGATTTCAGTAAGAGGGCTCTGTACACCTGTGAGTGTGATGGTACAGACCTCTGTGATGTTCGACTACAGATTGAGG CCTTGAAGACTTCAGTTCAGGTCCAGCCTGGAGAATCTCTGCTGCTGCATTTGGACGTGTCAGATCCAGTGGAGGTGGTTTATAGCAGCAGTGGTCAGATCTGTACGGTGGAGGGAGGGTCACTGCAGTGTAGATCTGAATACTCACAGAGAACATCTCTATCATCTGTTCTGGAGCTGAGAGGAGTGGAGGAGTCTGACAGTGGAGTTTACACCGTCCGGACCATCAGGACTAAAGAGGACACCCACGTCTACACAGTGAGCGTCAGAG ATGTGCGGCCGGTCGGGAAATCTGAGTATCAGCAGGGTTTTCTTCACGGAGCTGCGTCTGTTGGGAGCGTGATGCTGGTTCTTGGTGCACTTCTGGCCTGGTTTGTTTTGCCGCGGGTGTTTTATCAGATCAGAAAAGTTGTCCTGAGACTCAGAAACAGAGATCCCTCCATCAGGAAGCGTGACGAGAACACAGACAGTGAGAACGGTGCTGTTCCTCTCAAAGACACCGTGGACCCTATGGCCTACGTATGA